A genomic region of Parambassis ranga chromosome 7, fParRan2.1, whole genome shotgun sequence contains the following coding sequences:
- the LOC114438264 gene encoding ral GTPase-activating protein subunit beta-like — MEEDEGHLENGIHATKDSDRQQRLRLCVLNEILNTERDYVRTLLFLQSPFLFRYVVPQFPRILTPMNVIDFVCLENFPLSDLLAETSTGLEASTSNSTSCRSGLLEKDVPLIFIHPLKTGLFRIRLHGAVGKFGMVIPLVDGMVVSRRALGFLVRQTVINVCRRKRLESDLYNPLHVRRKQKITEIVQRYRNKQLEPEFYTSLFHEVGEGKPHL, encoded by the exons ATGGAAGAGGACGAAGGGCATCTGGAGAACGGGATCCACGCCACTAAAGACTCGGACCGACAGCAGCGGCTCCGGCTCTGCGTTTTAAACGAAATACTCAACACGGAGAGGGATTATGTTCGGACTCTGCTCTTCCTTCAGTCG ccgTTCCTTTTCAGGTATGTAGTGCCTCAGTTTCCAAGAATACTGACGCCCATGAACGtcattgattttgtgtgtttagagaACTTCCCGTTGTCTGATCTGTTGGCGGAAACCAGCACTGGCCTGGAAGCTAGCACAAGCAACAGCACCTCCTGCAG GTCGGGGTTACTAGAAAAGGACGTTCCCCTGATCTTCATCCACCCTCTGAAGACAGGACTGTTCAGAATCCGCCTGCATGGAGCCGTTGGCAAATTCGGCATGGTTATTCCCCTGGTGGACGGCATGGTGGTCAGCCGCAGAGCTCTAG GGTTCCTCGTGCGTCAAACGGTCATCAACGTGTGCCGGAGGAAACGCCTGGAAAGTGACTTGTACAACCCGCTTCATGTGAGGCGGAAGCAGAAAATAACAGAGATCGTCCAGCGATACCGCAACAAGCAGCTGGAGCCTGAGTTTTACACTTCGCTCTTCCATGAGGTGGGGGAGGGAAAGCCCCACCTCtaa